The genomic interval CACTGGCTGTCGTTCATATTGAGTTCTTGGCATTGCAATTGAGCGTGGCGGTCGCAAAGCTCTTGGGTGGTGTATTGTTTTTCAAAACAACCCGAGAGAAGCAATGTGCTGACTACAGTGACAGCGCCAGAGAGCAAAATTGTGTTCATTGGTAACGTAACCTAGTGATCCATTTCGATATTATCCATTGACAAGCTTGACCTGCTGCGAGCTTGGAGTAAGGTCTTAGTATAACCAATAGATGAGACAAAGTAATGAACACCGAGCAACTATTAGCGTCGATTACCCCACAAATTTACCAGCGTCTATTGTACGCTATAGAAACGGGACGTTGGCCCGACGGCGGCAAGCTCACCCAAGAACAACGAGATTCATGCATGCAAGCGGTCATGATGTATCAAGCCAAGCACAATGAAAACCCAGATCACATGTCGATTGACCAAAGTGGTGAAATTCACATCAAATCGAAGATGGACATGAAAAAAGAGTGGCAGATCAACCAAGGAGACGCCATTTTCA from Vibrio sp. HB236076 carries:
- a CDS encoding YeaC family protein, with protein sequence MNTEQLLASITPQIYQRLLYAIETGRWPDGGKLTQEQRDSCMQAVMMYQAKHNENPDHMSIDQSGEIHIKSKMDMKKEWQINQGDAIFTTNPNQD